A genomic region of Vanessa tameamea isolate UH-Manoa-2023 chromosome 11, ilVanTame1 primary haplotype, whole genome shotgun sequence contains the following coding sequences:
- the LOC113402529 gene encoding transmembrane protease serine 9-like: MFPKTVFIFLYIFGVSLLQAKNNTVYNDEYVPRVVNGKPGKLGDVPYQVAFKTLIKRSRIYTTFCGGTIIGPTKLLSAAHCFSENPNACQKLCGGGGTPKTLSHKYAVAGNLRNRGYYQEFDSEANGQWRKMKHVVYPPTYAFPKDDIAIVFLFKPFVYNSYVNYVPHAIRLTDYHGKCLVSGYGRISNKASSDKLLLADLTLIPMVRCNQMHRRNMRRFICTSSKFTDVGKGDSGGPLVCMNTGDPNEQPGKGVLVGIVSGHRYHVGSFFTRVSSFRSYIERNKSPRNEKHAIIFLATIYTILAIFISFYLLFINTKYN; encoded by the exons atgtttcctaaaactgtgtttatttttctatatatatttggtgTTTCCTTACTACAAGCGAAGAATAACACAGTTTATAACGATGAGTACGTGCCTCGTGTTGTAAACGGAAAGCCGGGCAAGCTCGGTGATGTGCCCTATCAG GTAGCGTTTAAGACATTGATCAAACGGTCACGAATATATACTACATTCTGTGGAGGTACAATTATCGGACCAACGAAACTTCTCTCGGCAGCCCACTGTTTCTCTGAAAACCCAAACGCTTGTCAGAAACTGTGCGGTGGCGGCGG GACTCCGAAAACGTTGTCCCATAAATACGCAGTAGCTGGGAACTTAAGAAATCGTGGCTACTATCAGGAATTTGACAGCGAAGCCAATGGACAATGGAGAAAAATGAAACACGTCGTTTATCCTCCGACATACGCCTTCCCAAAAGACGACATCgctattgtt TTCTTATTTAAACCATTTGTGTACAACTCCTACGTCAACTATGTTCCGCATGCAATTCGTTTGACAGACTATCACGGAAAATGCTTAGTGTCTGGATATGGCCGAATTTCAAATAag GCGTCATCCGACAAACTTCTGCTGGCTGATTTGACTCTTATCCCTATGGTTAGATGCAATCAGATGCATCGAAGAAACATGCGAAGATTTATATGTACCTCTAGTAAATTCACTGATGTAGGAAAG GGTGATTCAGGCGGACCTTTAGTGTGCATGAACACAGGAGATCCAAACGAGCAACCAGGAAAAGGTGTTCTCGTTGGCATAGTCAGTGGACATCGGTATCACGTCGGAAGTTTCTTCACAAGAGTTTCGTCATTTCGATCATATATAGAACGAAACAAAAGTCCACGTAACGAGAAACACGCGATCATCTTTCTAGCTACAATATACACAATTTTGGCTATtttcatttcgttttatttactattcattaatacaaaatataattag
- the LOC113402485 gene encoding cyclin-dependent kinase 8 yields the protein MGDNFQNNKTMAPVMMDYEFKIKTQNERSKVEDLFDYEGCKVGRGTYGHVYKARRKDGSDTKDYALKQIEGTGLSMSACREIALLRELKHPNVINLIRVFLSHTDRKVWLLFDYAEHDLWHIIKFHRAAKANKKSVMVPKGMVKSLLYQILDGIHYLHSNWVLHRDLKPANILVMGEGPERGRVKIADMGFARLFNAPLKPLADLDPVVVTFWYRAPELLLGARHYTKAIDIWAIGCIFAELLTSEPIFHCRQEDIKTSNPYHHDQLDRIFNVMGFPQEKDWEDIRKMPEHATLVKDFKRSNYQNCSLSKYMDRHKIKPDSKAFSLLQRLLLMDPNRRITSEQAMQDPYFSEDPLPTQDVFAGCPIPYPKREFLTDDDQEDKGESKARQNQQQQQPNTQQNQVQANNHDHAANNAKRMRMSGQNQGNTGGGGGQQEFHQQQQMMFGGQQQGGGSQQQNNFQQRF from the exons atgggtGATAactttcaaaacaataaaacaatggCTCCGGTAATGATGGATTacgagtttaaaataaaaacacaaaatgaaCGATCGAAAGTGGAAGATTTGTTTGACTACGAAGGGTGTAAGGTTGGACGAGGCACTTACGGCCATGTATATAAAGCCAGAAGGAAAGACGGTTCTGATACTAAAGATTACGCGTTAAAGCAGATAGAAGGAACAGGACTTTCAATGTCGGCTTGTAGGGAAATTGCG ctTCTCCGTGAATTGAAACATCCAAATGTAATTAATCTTATAAGAGTATTCCTTTCCCACACTGATCGTAAGGTTtggttattatttgattatgcTGAGCATGACCTGTGGCATATAATAAAGTTCCATAGAGCAGCCAAAGCTAATAAAAAATCTGTAATGGTTCCTAAAGGGATGGTAAAAAGTttgttatatcaaatattagatggaatacattatttacattcaaaCTGGGTTTTACATAGAGATTTG AAACCAGCCAACATACTTGTAATGGGCGAAGGGCCGGAAAGAGGTAGAGTGAAGATTGCTGATATGGGTTTTGCAAGGCTGTTCAATGCCCCATTGAAACCTTTAGCTGATTTGGATCCAGTAGTAGTCACATTTTGGTATAGAGCTCCGGAATTGTTATTAGGAGCAAGACATTACACAAAAGCTATTG ATATTTGGGCAATTGGGTGTATATTTGCTGAATTATTAACATCTGAACCAATATTCCATTGTCGTCAAGAGGATATAAAAACCAGTAATCCTTATCATCACGATCAGCTTGACAGAATTTTCAATGTAATGGGTTTCCCTCAAGAGAAAGATTGGGAGGATATAAGAAAAATGCCTGAGCATGCAACACTGGTAAAGGATTTCAAAAGATCTAA TTATCAAAATTGTTCATTAAGTAAATACATGGATCGACACAAAATAAAGCCAGACAGTAAAGCATTCAGTCTTTTGCAAAGACTCCTACTTATGGATCCTAATAGAAGAATAACTTCGGAACAAGCAATGCAAGATCCTTACTTTTCTGAAGATCCTTTACCAACACAG gatGTTTTTGCTGGCTGTCCTATACCATACCCAAAGCGAGAGTTCTTGACTGACGATGACCAAGAAGACAAGGGAGAGTCGAAAGCACGACAgaatcaacaacaacaacagccTAAT accCAACAGAACCAAGTTCAAGCGAACAATCATGACCATGCAGCTAATAACGCTAAAAGAATGAGGATGTCAG GTCAAAACCAAGGAAATACTGGAGGTGGTGGAGGACAACAGGAGTTCCATCAACAACAACAAATGATGTTTGGTGGGCAACAACAAGGCGGTGGTTCGCAACAACAGAACAATTTTCaacaaagattttaa
- the LOC113402486 gene encoding mucin-2-like, giving the protein MEDAFALVVLTLLQLCRAEISNTEWYAANLINDPSYTPKPITEIFTTDLNFSPKIPTISTQTNTRITPPVTTTTSTTPATTTFSNSDSSTQQDQAQRIPFQIVGVPGPQPPQIITQAVTDPKNELSSFLLIFDPRQQTSQLFPQPINTSPPTSTVTQSTTTETPTTSMRTRSTTVPPQTSTQTTNMQETTILPRNLPQQTIPLVPTVVSPSFVPGRWDIRNIVYPNFPIINTGCNTTTVSNTVVGSSTITPQTVRPGTGSGNPFLTVRLKAPKGSLTNIRINPTTTTKKPTTTRRRKSNKKSNDYEICLRSCDGKKEPICSSPIGVFPINPDRLKGFASLCHMACHNSFRKDQVYEKVTEGRCGRLRTRIRPVDKNKLNREELNKAQYTIQHNAPETIMEFSPLTR; this is encoded by the exons ATGGAGGACGCATTTGCACTCGTCGTTTTAACAC tgttaCAACTATGTCGAGCAGAAATATCAAATACAGAGTGGTACGCTGCAAATCTTATAAACGACCCAAGCTACACACCAAAACCTATTACTGAGATATTTACGactgatttaaatttttcaccGAAAATTCCGACGATATCAACACAGACAAACACTCGAATCACGCCACCTGTTACAACCACGACAAGTACTACTCCTGCAACGACCACATTTAGTAACAGTGACAGTTCAACGCAACAAGACCAGGCGCAAAGAATACCGTTTCAAATTGTGGGAGTACCAGGTCCTCAACCACCACAAATAATTACTCAAGCAGTCACTGACCCAAAAAATGAACTCTCCAgctttttgttgatttttgatCCAAGACAACAAACCAGTCAATTATTTCCTCAACCAATCAACACTTCTCCACCTACGTCGACTGTAACTCAATCTACCACAACAGAAACTCCTACCACATCAATGCGAACTCGGTCAACAACTGTGCCACCACAAACTTCAACTCAAACAACAAACATGCAAGAAACAACAATTTTGCCAAGAAATCTACCGCAACAAACGATTCCTTTAGTGCCTACTGTGGTATCACCAAGTTTCGTTCCCGGAAGATGGGATATAAGAAACATTGTTTATCCAAATTTCCCAATAATTAATACTGGTTGCAACACAACAACAGTGTCCAACACAGTTGTTGGAAGTTCGACTATAACTCCTCAGACCGTACGGCCAGGAACCGGAAGCGGTAATCCTTTTTTGACAGTTCGCTTAAAAGCGCCCAAGGGCTCTTTAACAAATATTCGCATTAATCCAACAACAACAACGAAAAAACCAACTACGACAAGACGaagaaaatcaaacaaaaagtCAAACGATTATGAAATATGCTTAAGATCGTGTGATGGCAAAAAGGAGCCGATTTGTAGCAGCCCTATTGGAGTGTTTCCAATTAATCCAGATAGGCTGAAGGGCTTTGCGTCGCTGTGTCACATGGCGTGTCATAACTCATTTAGGAAGGACC aagTCTACGAAAAAGTGACTGAAGGCCGATGTGGGAGGTTGCGTACCCGTATACGACCCGTGGACAAGAACAAATTAAACAGAGAAGAGTTAAACAAAGCCCAATACACAATACAACATAATGCTCCAGAAACTATTATGGAATTTTCGCCTTTAACGCGTTAA
- the LOC135193510 gene encoding uncharacterized protein LOC135193510, giving the protein MYQNLEEQLKLKSSSIIKKRNFDRIRIGAGILDTLVKKIVFDDKQQWRKIEHLYTQRFYRFPAYNLAIVKVNNDWVFNEFVNKIPYTKWNQDFDGVCVGTGVRTIKSWSKNKHLFAVNFHLVARRTCEQNLLRSCLLYYCTEYDIKKLSSTNRIAVVKS; this is encoded by the exons ATGTACCAAAATCTGGAGGAGCAATTAAAGCTGAAGAGCTCAAGCATCAT aaagaaaCGCAATTTTGATCGCATAAGAATTGGAGCAGGTATTTTGGATACtcttgttaaaaaaatagtgttcGACGATAAACAACAATGGCGGAAAATTGAACATTTATATACTCAAAGATTTTATAGATTTCCGGCTTATAACTTGGCGATTGTg AAAGTTAACAATGATTGGGTCTTTAACGAATTTGTTAACAAAATTCCTTATACAAAGTGGAACCAAGACTTTGATGGTGTTTGTGTCGGAACTGGAGTAAGGACAATAAAG agTTGGTCGAAGAACAAACATCTCTTTGCGGTGAATTTTCATTTGGTCGCCAGAAGAACTTGCGAGCAAAATTTACTTAGAAGTTgcttgttatattattgtacagaatatgatataaaaaagttatcttccaCT AACAGGATTGCTGTCGTCAAATCTTAG